Proteins from one Paenibacillus amylolyticus genomic window:
- a CDS encoding 2Fe-2S iron-sulfur cluster-binding protein — protein sequence MDYTVTFLPMNKSISLKPGATLLHAARRAGVKITTRCDGKAACLMCKVNVDEVYREELYPPTDAEKRKLGSLLEAGTRLSCQAKVCGSLSVHIPEDPLKAAIRKQLERQQQDDDWF from the coding sequence ATGGATTATACAGTTACTTTTTTACCAATGAACAAATCGATTTCGCTCAAACCAGGGGCAACACTTCTGCATGCAGCACGACGTGCCGGAGTCAAGATTACGACCCGATGTGATGGCAAGGCGGCTTGCCTGATGTGCAAAGTGAATGTGGACGAAGTATATCGGGAGGAGTTGTATCCGCCAACGGATGCAGAAAAGCGCAAGTTGGGTTCCCTGTTGGAAGCAGGTACACGACTGTCCTGTCAGGCCAAGGTATGTGGATCGCTATCGGTTCATATTCCAGAGGACCCGCTGAAGGCAGCCATTCGGAAACAACTGGAACGTCAGCAACAGGATGATGACTGGTTCTGA
- a CDS encoding sugar ABC transporter substrate-binding protein, with protein MKRRETKWVWLSVLLVFTLALSACGIKKEPAATPASGASDDTPKTEAVTGPLSGKRIALIMEFNTGTFSQQYVQGVKEEIEKFGGELTTFVADNDKAKMVSLLDSAINQKFDAILTDHGDSLLEPGVKKAVEQNIPVVVFDAAISVPGATVLSQDDQKMAELTLEQMKKDINGQGNIVKVWVAGFAPMERRQIAYGEFLKANPDIKEIATFGSAQNPALDTQAKMEAILKQYPKGEITAVWAAWDEFAKGAARAIQQAGRDEIKVYGIDMSDEDLQMIQDPKNPWVASAAVDPTDIGRVQVRYAYQKLNGDETEDAVVLNPVYVQREALPDKQISTSELSEFVEGWGGSTQGIKDWMSEYGITAK; from the coding sequence ATGAAAAGAAGAGAGACAAAATGGGTATGGTTAAGTGTGTTATTAGTATTTACACTAGCGCTGTCCGCTTGCGGAATTAAAAAAGAACCAGCAGCAACTCCAGCTTCGGGTGCATCAGATGATACACCAAAAACGGAAGCAGTTACAGGCCCTCTAAGCGGCAAACGCATTGCACTTATTATGGAATTCAATACAGGTACCTTCTCGCAGCAATATGTACAGGGTGTAAAAGAAGAAATCGAGAAATTCGGTGGTGAACTGACGACGTTTGTTGCCGATAATGACAAAGCGAAGATGGTATCTTTGCTTGATAGCGCAATTAATCAGAAATTCGATGCCATTCTCACGGATCACGGGGATTCCCTGTTAGAGCCAGGCGTGAAGAAGGCAGTGGAACAGAACATTCCAGTCGTTGTGTTTGACGCAGCTATCAGTGTTCCGGGAGCTACCGTGCTGTCGCAGGATGACCAGAAGATGGCTGAGCTCACACTGGAGCAAATGAAAAAGGATATCAATGGACAAGGTAATATCGTCAAAGTATGGGTAGCTGGTTTTGCACCGATGGAACGCCGTCAGATTGCATACGGTGAATTCCTGAAAGCTAATCCGGACATCAAGGAAATAGCTACATTCGGTTCTGCACAGAACCCGGCACTGGATACTCAAGCCAAAATGGAAGCAATTCTCAAGCAATATCCAAAAGGTGAAATTACAGCTGTATGGGCTGCATGGGACGAGTTCGCCAAAGGTGCTGCACGTGCGATTCAACAAGCTGGACGTGATGAGATCAAAGTGTATGGTATCGATATGAGTGATGAGGATCTGCAAATGATCCAGGACCCTAAGAATCCTTGGGTCGCTTCTGCTGCGGTTGATCCAACGGATATTGGTCGCGTTCAAGTCCGTTATGCATATCAGAAACTGAACGGGGACGAGACAGAAGATGCAGTTGTCCTTAACCCGGTCTACGTTCAACGTGAAGCTCTGCCAGATAAACAAATCTCCACTTCGGAGCTGTCCGAGTTCGTTGAAGGTTGGGGTGGCAGCACACAAGGCATCAAGGATTGGATGAGCGAATACGGAATTACTGCTAAATAA
- the plsY gene encoding glycerol-3-phosphate 1-O-acyltransferase PlsY encodes MILQIAAIVLSYLLGSISFSVLLAKAIRGIDIRQHGSGNAGATNTLRILGKGPAIAVLLLDVLKGVAAVWIGIWLSDGSAWIPALSGIAAIAGHNWPLYFHFRGGKGIATAIGVLVSLAFLPALCAGVIAILSIVLTRYVSLGSLIFVAFTPIFILVLPGYSMNIFWGSLIICLFAFWRHRTNIAKLAKGQENKLGSKNPGGGKRVV; translated from the coding sequence GTGATTTTACAAATCGCAGCGATTGTACTGAGTTATCTGCTCGGTTCAATCAGCTTTAGTGTCCTCCTTGCAAAAGCGATACGGGGGATCGATATTCGTCAGCACGGAAGCGGAAATGCAGGAGCTACCAATACGTTGCGCATTTTGGGTAAAGGACCGGCAATTGCTGTTCTGTTACTTGATGTACTTAAGGGTGTTGCAGCTGTATGGATTGGAATCTGGCTCAGCGACGGTTCTGCATGGATTCCTGCACTCAGTGGTATCGCTGCCATTGCAGGACATAACTGGCCGCTTTACTTCCATTTTCGTGGAGGAAAAGGGATTGCCACAGCCATTGGTGTTCTGGTGAGTCTTGCTTTCCTGCCTGCGTTATGTGCTGGGGTGATCGCTATTCTGTCTATTGTATTGACACGATACGTTTCATTGGGGTCCCTGATTTTTGTAGCATTTACACCCATCTTTATCTTGGTATTACCCGGATATTCAATGAATATCTTCTGGGGGAGTCTGATTATTTGTCTGTTTGCGTTCTGGAGACATCGTACCAATATTGCGAAGCTCGCCAAAGGACAGGAAAATAAATTGGGATCGAAAAACCCTGGAGGGGGTAAACGCGTTGTCTAA
- a CDS encoding DUF2768 family protein — MSAMDKMWLSLVAILIMGLSVFLITFARAKTKGIVRGILSFIAFLIMLIGFFGGIASLT, encoded by the coding sequence ATGAGCGCAATGGACAAGATGTGGCTGTCATTGGTCGCCATCCTCATTATGGGACTATCTGTATTCCTGATTACGTTTGCTCGTGCCAAAACAAAAGGTATTGTACGGGGGATTCTTTCCTTCATTGCATTTTTGATTATGCTGATTGGCTTTTTCGGTGGAATCGCTTCTCTGACCTGA
- the der gene encoding ribosome biogenesis GTPase Der, with amino-acid sequence MARPVVAIVGRPNVGKSTIFNRIIGDRLAIVEDKPGITRDRIYGIGEWNGKPFSIIDTGGIEIDGEDVILKSIRMQAELAIEEADVIVFMCDAKAGITQSDEEVAEMLYRSGKPIVVAVNKVDNIGRSELIYEFYGFGFGDPIGVSGSHGTGVGDLLDAIVEKLPELEEETYDEDVIRVALIGRPNVGKSSLVNAILGEERVIVSDVAGTTRDAIDTPFEKDGQRYVLIDTAGMRKRGKVYETTEKYSVMRAMRAIERADVVLIVINGEEGIIEQDKHIAGYAFEAGKASLFVVNKWDVVEKHDKTMKEFEKKIRDHFLFMTYAPVVFLSALTKQRLQKLLPVVQRVAEQHSLRVQTHLLNDVVSDAVAINPPPTDKGRRMRINYVTQVAVKPPTMVIFVNDPELMHFSYERYLENKIRSAFDFEGTPIRIFTRKKSDES; translated from the coding sequence ATGGCAAGACCCGTTGTGGCAATTGTCGGACGACCGAACGTGGGTAAATCCACCATTTTCAATCGGATCATCGGCGACAGACTGGCCATTGTGGAAGACAAGCCGGGCATTACCCGTGACCGCATATATGGAATCGGTGAATGGAACGGTAAACCATTTAGTATTATTGATACAGGTGGTATTGAAATTGATGGTGAAGATGTAATCTTAAAATCGATTCGTATGCAAGCAGAGCTCGCTATTGAAGAAGCGGATGTTATTGTATTCATGTGTGATGCAAAAGCAGGTATTACGCAATCGGATGAAGAGGTAGCGGAGATGCTCTACCGCTCAGGCAAGCCCATTGTTGTAGCCGTTAACAAAGTGGATAATATCGGACGAAGTGAGCTCATTTATGAGTTTTATGGATTTGGATTCGGTGATCCTATCGGCGTATCCGGAAGCCACGGTACAGGTGTAGGTGATTTGCTTGATGCGATTGTGGAGAAACTGCCAGAACTTGAGGAAGAGACTTACGATGAAGATGTCATTCGTGTAGCTCTGATTGGACGTCCTAATGTGGGCAAATCTTCACTTGTGAACGCTATTCTGGGAGAAGAGCGTGTCATTGTAAGTGATGTGGCTGGAACGACCCGGGATGCAATTGATACACCTTTTGAAAAAGACGGCCAACGTTACGTGTTGATTGATACAGCAGGTATGCGTAAGCGTGGTAAAGTATATGAAACAACGGAAAAATACAGTGTCATGCGTGCGATGCGTGCGATTGAGCGTGCAGATGTTGTTCTGATTGTCATTAATGGCGAAGAAGGCATTATTGAACAGGACAAGCATATTGCAGGATATGCATTCGAAGCTGGTAAAGCGTCATTGTTTGTGGTGAACAAATGGGACGTGGTAGAGAAGCATGACAAAACGATGAAAGAGTTTGAGAAAAAAATTCGGGATCATTTCCTGTTTATGACTTATGCTCCGGTCGTGTTCTTGTCAGCCCTCACAAAACAACGCTTACAAAAACTGTTGCCGGTTGTGCAACGCGTAGCAGAGCAACATTCATTGCGTGTGCAGACACATCTGCTTAACGACGTGGTATCCGATGCGGTTGCGATTAATCCTCCGCCAACAGATAAAGGACGGAGAATGAGAATTAACTATGTGACTCAGGTGGCTGTTAAACCGCCGACCATGGTTATTTTCGTGAACGACCCTGAGTTGATGCACTTCTCTTACGAGCGCTATCTGGAGAATAAAATCCGTTCAGCGTTTGATTTCGAAGGAACACCAATTCGCATATTTACTCGGAAGAAGTCCGACGAAAGTTAG
- a CDS encoding NAD(P)H-dependent glycerol-3-phosphate dehydrogenase, with protein MSKKVAVLVAGSWGTALASVLAANQLDVMMWTRGEDQANEINSKHTNTRYLPDAELSPRIQATSDMEAAVEGAIAVLIVAPSSAMRAVANQLKAYYKPEMLVIHATKGFETESLKRMSTVISEELECEEGRVVVLSGPSHAEEVVKRCPTTVVVASLDKSSAEAAQALFMNAYFRVYTNRDMLGVELAGAFKNIIALGAGMSDGLQFGDNAKAALLTRGLAEITRIGVEMGANPLTFSGLAGIGDLVVTATSQHSRNWRAGSMLGQGQKLDDVLKSMGMVVEGIRTTQAAYFISQKYGVQMPIADQLYHVLFQERQPRDAVEALMGRDPKTEMEVMKLETWEQWHS; from the coding sequence TTGTCTAAAAAAGTTGCTGTTCTGGTCGCTGGGAGCTGGGGAACGGCTCTGGCCAGTGTACTCGCTGCCAATCAGTTGGACGTGATGATGTGGACACGTGGTGAAGATCAGGCTAACGAAATCAATAGCAAGCACACCAACACGCGCTATCTTCCGGATGCAGAGCTTTCACCACGTATTCAAGCAACAAGTGATATGGAAGCGGCAGTGGAAGGCGCCATAGCTGTGTTAATTGTTGCGCCTTCTTCAGCCATGCGTGCAGTTGCGAACCAGCTTAAGGCTTATTATAAGCCTGAGATGTTAGTCATTCATGCAACCAAAGGTTTTGAGACAGAAAGCCTCAAACGGATGTCCACAGTCATCTCAGAAGAGCTTGAATGTGAAGAAGGACGTGTCGTTGTTCTTTCTGGTCCAAGCCATGCGGAAGAGGTCGTAAAGCGATGTCCGACTACTGTGGTTGTAGCTTCACTGGATAAGTCATCTGCCGAGGCTGCTCAAGCTTTGTTTATGAATGCCTATTTCCGGGTGTATACGAATCGGGATATGCTCGGTGTTGAGCTGGCAGGTGCCTTCAAAAACATCATTGCTCTTGGTGCAGGCATGTCAGATGGTCTTCAATTCGGTGATAATGCCAAAGCCGCTTTGCTAACACGCGGTCTGGCAGAAATCACACGTATTGGTGTTGAGATGGGAGCAAATCCGCTGACGTTTTCGGGACTTGCTGGAATCGGGGATCTGGTTGTGACGGCTACAAGTCAGCACAGCCGGAACTGGAGAGCAGGTTCCATGTTGGGCCAGGGACAGAAGCTGGATGATGTGTTGAAGTCCATGGGCATGGTGGTCGAGGGTATCCGAACTACGCAAGCTGCCTATTTCATCTCGCAAAAATATGGCGTGCAAATGCCGATTGCGGACCAGTTGTATCACGTTTTATTCCAGGAGAGACAGCCGCGTGATGCAGTTGAAGCCTTGATGGGACGTGACCCGAAGACTGAAATGGAAGTCATGAAGCTTGAAACCTGGGAGCAGTGGCATTCCTGA
- a CDS encoding HU family DNA-binding protein → MNKSDLITHVSEATELSKKDVTKAVDAVFEAISGALQSGDKVQLVGFGNFEVRERSARKGRNPQTGEEIEIPASKIPAFKPGKALKDGIK, encoded by the coding sequence ATGAACAAATCAGACTTGATTACACACGTATCTGAAGCGACTGAATTGTCCAAAAAAGATGTAACGAAAGCGGTTGATGCCGTATTCGAAGCAATCTCTGGGGCTCTTCAAAGCGGAGATAAAGTACAATTGGTTGGTTTTGGGAACTTCGAAGTTCGCGAGCGCTCTGCACGTAAAGGACGCAACCCGCAAACAGGTGAAGAAATCGAAATTCCTGCGAGCAAAATTCCTGCATTTAAACCAGGTAAAGCGCTCAAAGACGGAATTAAATAA
- the rpsA gene encoding 30S ribosomal protein S1 yields MSEEMKNQEATQDELDQFVSLKKGDTVKGTIVKLEDNQAYVSIGYKYDGVIPIRELSSLHVDSASDAVEVGQEVEAKVLSIDDEKEKLVLSKRAIDSENAWDQLQKHFEDQDVFEVVVGDVVKGGLVADVGVRGFIPASMVERHFVEDFSDYKGRTLRVKVKEIDRENNKVILSQKDVLEQEFEANKATVMAGLQEGQVIEGTVQRLTQFGAFVDVGGVDGLVHVSELAWTHVEKPSDVLSEGDKVSVKVLKVDPEKGKISLSMKAVQPGPWETASEKFNSSDIVTGVVKRLVDFGAFVEIAPGVEGLVHISQISHKHIGTPHEVLKEGQEVQVKILDMNPSEQRVSLSIKETEEAPAQPQKSERPARNNAPREEINNPNVSLNNQGMSTTLGELFGDKLSKFK; encoded by the coding sequence ATGTCGGAAGAAATGAAAAATCAAGAAGCAACCCAAGATGAGTTGGATCAATTCGTTTCCTTGAAAAAAGGAGATACCGTAAAAGGAACCATCGTCAAATTGGAAGATAACCAAGCCTATGTGAGCATTGGATATAAATATGACGGTGTAATTCCAATTCGTGAACTGTCTTCATTGCATGTTGACAGCGCGTCTGATGCAGTAGAAGTTGGACAAGAAGTTGAAGCTAAAGTTCTTAGCATCGACGACGAGAAAGAAAAACTCGTTCTGTCCAAACGTGCAATCGACAGCGAAAACGCATGGGATCAATTGCAAAAGCATTTTGAAGACCAAGACGTATTCGAAGTTGTTGTAGGTGATGTTGTTAAAGGCGGTCTGGTAGCAGACGTGGGCGTTCGTGGATTTATCCCGGCTTCCATGGTTGAACGCCATTTCGTTGAAGACTTCAGCGACTACAAAGGACGCACACTGCGTGTTAAAGTGAAAGAGATCGACCGTGAGAACAACAAAGTGATCCTTTCCCAAAAAGACGTACTGGAGCAAGAATTCGAAGCAAACAAAGCTACAGTAATGGCTGGTTTGCAAGAAGGTCAAGTGATCGAAGGTACAGTACAACGTTTGACTCAATTCGGAGCATTCGTTGATGTAGGCGGAGTTGACGGTTTGGTTCACGTATCCGAGCTGGCTTGGACTCACGTTGAAAAACCATCCGACGTTCTGTCTGAAGGTGACAAGGTTAGTGTGAAAGTGCTGAAAGTTGACCCTGAAAAAGGCAAAATCAGCCTGAGCATGAAAGCTGTTCAACCGGGTCCTTGGGAAACAGCTAGCGAAAAATTCAATTCCAGCGATATCGTAACAGGTGTTGTAAAACGTCTGGTTGACTTCGGTGCATTTGTTGAAATCGCTCCTGGCGTTGAGGGACTTGTGCATATTTCACAAATCTCCCACAAACACATCGGCACTCCACATGAAGTGCTGAAAGAAGGACAGGAAGTTCAAGTTAAAATCTTGGACATGAACCCTTCTGAGCAACGTGTAAGCTTGAGCATCAAAGAAACTGAAGAAGCTCCTGCTCAACCACAAAAATCAGAGCGTCCAGCTAGAAACAACGCTCCGCGTGAAGAAATCAACAATCCAAACGTTTCCTTGAACAATCAAGGAATGAGCACTACGCTCGGCGAATTGTTTGGCGACAAACTCAGCAAATTCAAATAA
- a CDS encoding ABC transporter permease — MKDKSLDFAFRYGAIIVIIGVIAFFGIKLPYFFTYSNLTDILGSISIVTFVAIGVTLSLIVDGFDLSAGATVSLTTVVTASLMIWYQQPLAIVIIVPLIIGAVIGLLNALLIVKLRIPDLLATLATMYIIGGIHKTYAQGYTIYNHMQFPDGSKAAGEMDPTFLQIGQGKWLGMPISVILLLIAVIGVHIFLTYTKYGRQMYITGGNEEAARLSGIKVNKVRTLAYVAAGVFAAIGGIIYASKVGSGQIDAGSPLLMESVAAVFVGFSVFGAGKPNVIGTFIGSVLIGVLVNGLTMMNVQYFTHDIVKGGVLVLALAVTFYVLNRNRT, encoded by the coding sequence ATGAAGGATAAATCACTGGATTTTGCGTTCCGTTACGGGGCGATTATCGTCATTATTGGAGTTATTGCATTTTTCGGCATTAAATTGCCTTATTTCTTTACGTATAGTAACTTGACCGATATTCTGGGCTCGATCTCAATCGTGACGTTTGTAGCGATCGGTGTTACGTTATCCCTTATTGTGGATGGATTTGATCTCTCGGCAGGGGCAACGGTCTCATTGACAACGGTCGTTACTGCCTCGTTAATGATCTGGTATCAACAACCCCTGGCGATTGTCATTATTGTGCCACTGATTATTGGGGCTGTGATTGGTTTGCTGAACGCCTTGCTCATTGTAAAATTGCGTATTCCGGATTTGCTGGCAACCCTTGCCACGATGTACATCATCGGAGGCATTCACAAAACGTATGCTCAGGGATATACCATTTACAATCATATGCAGTTCCCTGATGGGAGCAAAGCTGCGGGAGAAATGGACCCGACATTCCTGCAGATAGGGCAGGGAAAATGGCTGGGTATGCCGATATCGGTTATCCTGCTGCTCATTGCGGTAATAGGTGTGCATATCTTTTTGACGTATACGAAATATGGGCGTCAGATGTACATTACAGGTGGTAATGAGGAAGCTGCACGATTGTCTGGGATCAAGGTGAACAAGGTGCGTACGCTTGCTTATGTAGCCGCTGGAGTGTTCGCAGCAATCGGTGGTATCATCTATGCTTCCAAAGTGGGATCTGGGCAAATTGATGCGGGATCGCCGTTGTTAATGGAATCCGTAGCTGCAGTATTTGTCGGTTTCTCTGTCTTTGGTGCGGGTAAACCGAATGTCATCGGAACCTTCATCGGTTCGGTTCTGATTGGTGTTCTTGTGAACGGGTTAACGATGATGAACGTACAGTATTTCACGCATGATATTGTAAAAGGTGGGGTTCTCGTGCTTGCCCTGGCGGTTACATTTTACGTCTTAAACCGCAACCGGACTTGA
- the spoIVA gene encoding stage IV sporulation protein A: MEKVDIFKDIAERTGGDIYLGVVGAVRTGKSTFIKRFMETIVLPNIASEADRARAVDELPQSAAGKTIMTTEPKFVPNNAVQIKVAEGLDVNVRLVDCVGYAVEGAKGYEDENGPRMISTPWFEEPIPFQEAAEIGTRKVIQEHSTLGVVVTTDGTIAEIARSSYVESEERVIAELKEVGKPFVLVINSTRPRSEEALQLRSELAAKYDIPVMTLSAATMTEDDVTGVLREVLYEFPVHEVNVNLPSWVMVLNETHWLRSNYENSVRDTVKDIRRLRDVDRVVAQFMEYEFIDRAGLSGMNMGQGVAEIDLYAPDELYDQILVEVVGIEIRGKDHLLQLMQEFSHAKREYDRFAEALEMVKTTGYGIAAPSLAEMALDEPELIRQGTKFGVRLKATAPSIHMIRVDVESEFAPIIGTEKQSEELVRYLMQDFENDPIKVWDSDMFGRSLHSIVREGIQGKIAMMPDNARYKLQETLGRIINEGSGGLIAIIL; this comes from the coding sequence TTGGAGAAAGTGGACATTTTTAAGGACATAGCTGAGCGGACCGGAGGGGATATCTATCTCGGGGTTGTCGGCGCAGTCCGGACGGGAAAATCAACATTTATTAAACGATTCATGGAAACGATCGTACTGCCAAACATCGCAAGCGAGGCTGATCGTGCCCGTGCAGTGGATGAACTTCCACAAAGTGCAGCAGGCAAAACCATCATGACTACCGAGCCGAAATTCGTACCGAATAACGCAGTCCAAATCAAGGTGGCCGAAGGGCTGGATGTCAATGTGCGCCTTGTGGATTGTGTAGGTTACGCGGTGGAAGGAGCCAAGGGATACGAGGATGAGAATGGTCCGCGCATGATCTCCACACCTTGGTTCGAAGAGCCAATTCCGTTCCAGGAGGCTGCAGAGATTGGTACTCGCAAAGTCATTCAGGAGCATTCCACGCTGGGGGTTGTAGTCACAACAGATGGCACCATCGCCGAAATTGCCCGCAGTTCCTATGTGGAGTCCGAAGAACGGGTCATTGCGGAATTGAAAGAAGTAGGTAAACCGTTTGTCCTGGTCATCAACTCCACTCGTCCTCGCAGTGAAGAAGCCCTGCAATTGCGCAGTGAACTTGCTGCCAAATACGACATTCCGGTGATGACACTCAGTGCAGCCACGATGACGGAAGATGATGTGACGGGTGTACTGCGTGAAGTGCTCTATGAGTTCCCTGTACATGAAGTGAATGTCAACCTGCCGAGCTGGGTTATGGTACTGAACGAGACTCACTGGCTGCGCAGCAACTACGAAAATTCTGTACGGGATACCGTTAAGGATATTCGCAGACTTCGTGATGTGGATCGGGTTGTCGCTCAGTTTATGGAATATGAGTTCATTGACCGCGCAGGTCTGAGTGGCATGAACATGGGGCAGGGTGTAGCGGAAATTGACCTGTATGCGCCCGATGAACTGTATGATCAGATTCTGGTGGAAGTGGTTGGCATCGAGATTCGCGGAAAGGATCATCTGCTGCAATTGATGCAGGAATTCTCGCATGCGAAGAGAGAATATGATCGCTTCGCAGAAGCGCTGGAAATGGTCAAAACGACCGGATATGGCATTGCTGCTCCATCTCTCGCCGAGATGGCTCTGGATGAACCTGAGCTCATTCGTCAGGGCACCAAATTTGGCGTACGCCTGAAAGCAACGGCGCCGTCCATTCACATGATCCGGGTTGATGTGGAATCGGAGTTCGCTCCAATCATCGGCACGGAGAAGCAAAGTGAGGAACTGGTGAGATACCTGATGCAGGACTTCGAGAACGATCCGATTAAGGTATGGGATTCAGACATGTTCGGCCGTTCACTGCACTCCATCGTGCGAGAAGGGATTCAGGGCAAGATTGCCATGATGCCGGATAATGCAAGATACAAATTGCAAGAGACGCTGGGAAGAATCATTAACGAAGGTTCAGGTGGCCTGATCGCTATCATTCTGTAA
- a CDS encoding sugar ABC transporter ATP-binding protein codes for MSTAPILLQMEHIHKQFSGIPALKDVDFSVKGGEIHALLGANGAGKSTLMKILSGAYPLDQGTIRLSGQTLHLSSPGDAKASGIHCVYQEVDAALVPQLTAAENIMLDQLASTAGGWWKSPRKLQQRAVEALKELGADISVHQKVADLTLAEKQMILLARILIQDAKVIIFDEPTAPLSQEETDAFFRIVHLLKERGVACIFITHRLAEVTGHCDRVTVMRDGQHVFAGEAKGLTINDLVTQMLGKPFEEEFPKTEAPVGELLLEARGLRRGVKVKGVDLSVRRGEVLAVVGLVGAGKTESSRLLIGADRLEGGEIRLNNRNLRLSQPADAAAMGIVSVPEERRKQGILIQENVERNLSLPLLSRLSTLGFVSRKRERLNAESLVQQLGIKTSSVKQEVKYLSGGNQQKVAIGKWLNADADVFIFDEPTKGVDIGAKSDIFRIINELALAGKGVIYFTCELDEGMGIGDRIAVMCEGVIVKEFKRGETNQEQLLYYASGGQEVQS; via the coding sequence ATGAGCACTGCACCAATCCTGCTCCAAATGGAACATATCCACAAGCAGTTTTCAGGTATTCCTGCACTGAAGGATGTGGATTTCTCTGTAAAAGGTGGGGAGATTCATGCGTTGTTGGGTGCCAATGGTGCCGGCAAGAGCACGTTAATGAAAATTCTGTCCGGTGCCTATCCATTGGATCAGGGAACAATTCGGTTGAGTGGACAAACGCTTCATTTAAGTTCTCCGGGAGACGCGAAGGCAAGCGGTATTCACTGTGTCTATCAGGAAGTGGATGCGGCACTGGTGCCACAGTTGACGGCTGCGGAGAACATTATGTTGGATCAGCTGGCTTCGACTGCGGGCGGTTGGTGGAAAAGTCCGCGGAAGCTGCAACAGCGTGCGGTTGAGGCTTTAAAGGAGTTAGGGGCGGATATATCTGTTCACCAGAAAGTGGCTGATCTGACGCTTGCAGAAAAACAGATGATACTACTGGCGCGGATCTTGATTCAGGATGCCAAGGTTATCATTTTTGACGAACCGACTGCACCGCTGAGTCAGGAAGAAACGGATGCGTTTTTCAGAATAGTACATTTATTAAAGGAACGTGGTGTAGCCTGCATTTTCATTACCCATCGTCTTGCCGAAGTGACAGGTCATTGTGATCGCGTAACGGTGATGAGAGATGGGCAGCATGTATTTGCCGGTGAAGCAAAGGGGCTGACAATCAACGATCTGGTTACTCAGATGCTGGGCAAACCCTTTGAAGAAGAGTTTCCGAAGACGGAAGCACCCGTGGGGGAGCTGCTATTGGAGGCCCGTGGACTTCGTCGTGGAGTGAAAGTCAAAGGTGTTGACCTCTCTGTACGTCGAGGAGAAGTCCTTGCTGTGGTTGGTCTGGTAGGGGCGGGTAAAACCGAAAGCTCTCGTTTGCTGATTGGTGCAGATCGGCTGGAGGGAGGCGAGATCCGGTTGAACAACCGTAATCTCCGCCTGTCTCAGCCTGCGGATGCGGCGGCTATGGGAATTGTTTCTGTACCGGAGGAGCGACGTAAACAAGGAATTCTGATTCAGGAGAACGTGGAACGGAATTTAAGCCTGCCTTTGCTAAGTCGTCTTAGTACATTAGGTTTCGTGAGCCGCAAGCGGGAACGCCTCAATGCAGAGTCATTGGTGCAACAGCTTGGAATTAAAACATCTTCGGTGAAGCAGGAAGTGAAATACCTAAGCGGTGGTAATCAGCAGAAGGTAGCCATTGGCAAATGGCTTAATGCGGATGCGGATGTATTTATATTTGATGAGCCAACCAAAGGCGTGGATATTGGAGCAAAAAGTGACATTTTCCGCATCATCAATGAACTGGCATTGGCGGGCAAGGGTGTAATCTATTTTACCTGTGAGCTGGATGAAGGCATGGGAATTGGTGACCGAATTGCTGTCATGTGCGAAGGTGTTATCGTAAAAGAGTTCAAACGGGGCGAGACTAATCAAGAACAGCTGCTATACTATGCAAGCGGTGGACAAGAGGTGCAGTCATGA
- a CDS encoding stage VI sporulation protein F, whose translation MGNNISKDALNAINKKTGKTITEGAVKKLASTVKPTTIQNEAQLRQLIKQVSAMAKVPVSEDTVKDIVSAVKKSGLNPSSMESLMKMMMKK comes from the coding sequence ATGGGTAACAACATTTCTAAAGATGCGCTGAATGCAATCAACAAGAAAACGGGTAAAACAATAACAGAAGGTGCTGTCAAGAAATTGGCTAGCACGGTGAAACCAACGACGATTCAGAATGAAGCTCAGTTGCGCCAATTGATCAAGCAAGTATCCGCCATGGCGAAAGTTCCGGTATCTGAGGATACGGTTAAGGATATTGTGAGTGCGGTCAAGAAAAGCGGATTGAATCCGAGCAGTATGGAATCGTTAATGAAAATGATGATGAAAAAATAA